The following are encoded together in the Bradyrhizobium sp. CCGUVB1N3 genome:
- a CDS encoding amino acid ABC transporter permease produces MNFDFAFAMHIVPRILEGLGNTVLVAILSFICAAAMGFLWEILRRSHAFVRPVIQFVIDAIRSTPVLAQLYFLFYVLPYYGVTLPPMFVGVFGLGFYYSGYMSEVFKAGIDAVPRGQSEAAQTLGLGWRDTLVFVIAPQMLRNVAAPLGAYSVSVLKATPYLAAIAVPEMLGSAFDVASDTYRYAEPMFVAGLLILGLALIAVALVTGLERRLGVLAPSH; encoded by the coding sequence ATGAATTTTGATTTCGCTTTTGCCATGCACATTGTCCCGAGGATCCTGGAGGGCCTGGGCAACACGGTGCTGGTTGCAATCCTCAGCTTCATTTGCGCGGCGGCGATGGGCTTTCTTTGGGAGATCCTTCGACGCTCCCACGCTTTTGTCCGTCCAGTCATTCAGTTCGTCATTGATGCAATTCGTTCGACACCTGTGTTGGCTCAACTCTATTTTCTGTTCTACGTGCTTCCCTACTATGGCGTCACTCTGCCGCCGATGTTTGTGGGCGTGTTCGGTCTCGGCTTTTATTACTCCGGCTATATGTCTGAAGTGTTCAAAGCCGGAATAGACGCCGTACCGCGCGGGCAAAGCGAGGCTGCTCAGACCCTCGGTCTAGGCTGGCGCGACACCCTGGTCTTTGTGATCGCGCCACAAATGCTGCGCAACGTTGCCGCGCCGCTCGGCGCGTATTCCGTTTCCGTCCTTAAAGCGACGCCGTACCTGGCGGCGATCGCAGTCCCGGAGATGCTCGGCAGTGCGTTTGACGTGGCGTCGGACACATACCGTTATGCCGAACCGATGTTTGTCGCCGGCCTTCTTATCCTTGGTTTGGCATTGATAGCCGTCGCTTTGGTCACGGGTTTGGAGCGGCGCCTCGGAGTACTCGCCCCGTCGCACTAA
- a CDS encoding amino acid ABC transporter ATP-binding protein has product MTGVNKWYGEFQVLRDINLEVDRGEKLVICGPSGSGKSTLIRCINRLEEHQKGQIIVEGTELTGDVKKIHEIRRDVGMVFQQFNLFPHLTILQNCMLAPFWAKKVPKKEAEEIAMTYLRKVRIPEQANKYPGQLSGGQQQRVAIARALCMKPKVMLFDEPTSALDPEMVNEVLETMVSLANEGMTMICVTHEMNFARQVADRVIFMDGGQIVEIATPDEFFSRPQHERTKLFLSQILR; this is encoded by the coding sequence ATGACCGGCGTCAACAAATGGTACGGTGAATTCCAGGTCCTGCGCGACATCAACCTGGAAGTCGACCGCGGTGAAAAACTCGTCATCTGCGGGCCCTCAGGCTCGGGCAAATCGACGTTGATCCGCTGCATCAATAGGCTGGAGGAGCACCAGAAAGGCCAGATCATCGTCGAGGGCACGGAGCTCACCGGCGACGTCAAGAAAATCCATGAGATCCGTCGCGATGTCGGCATGGTATTCCAGCAGTTTAATCTGTTCCCACATCTCACGATCCTCCAGAACTGCATGCTTGCGCCGTTCTGGGCGAAGAAAGTGCCCAAGAAGGAAGCGGAAGAGATCGCGATGACCTATCTGCGCAAGGTCAGAATCCCCGAGCAGGCTAACAAGTATCCGGGTCAACTCTCGGGCGGGCAGCAGCAACGCGTTGCTATCGCGCGCGCTCTTTGTATGAAGCCGAAGGTCATGCTCTTTGACGAGCCCACCTCAGCGCTTGATCCGGAGATGGTGAATGAAGTGCTCGAAACCATGGTCAGTCTTGCCAACGAAGGAATGACCATGATCTGCGTCACGCACGAAATGAACTTCGCGCGCCAGGTTGCCGATCGCGTCATCTTCATGGACGGCGGCCAGATCGTCGAGATAGCGACGCCCGACGAGTTCTTCAGCAGACCCCAGCACGAACGCACAAAGCTCTTCCTCAGTCAGATCTTGCGCTGA
- a CDS encoding aspartate/glutamate racemase family protein encodes MSSQQAKQDAKRWTDVRYDIDSGFGSRAHIGMVVIANDQSLSHEARAMLTVPGVALYESRIPASRERNQPVTLDGMTKQADNLDESLRLINTMRPSDVVALGCTSAAMAIGPKELARRIGNVHPGAKVTNPFTAILSALRALRSRRVGYVSPYSREVAERMIGEIEAAGFEVPTVSTFHNEDGCVADDAPFISPKSISGAVRQVAERADVDTIVIACTQMRAAAVIDELERQTGKSIISSNQALCWHALRLAECHDVLHGWGRLFEAQL; translated from the coding sequence ATGTCCTCGCAACAAGCCAAGCAGGACGCCAAGCGTTGGACTGATGTTCGCTACGATATCGATAGTGGCTTCGGTTCGAGAGCGCACATCGGAATGGTTGTCATTGCGAACGACCAGTCGCTCTCACACGAAGCGCGAGCGATGCTGACAGTTCCGGGGGTCGCGCTCTACGAAAGTCGCATCCCAGCATCCCGGGAGCGCAATCAGCCAGTCACTCTGGATGGAATGACGAAGCAGGCCGACAACCTTGATGAGTCCCTCCGGCTGATCAACACGATGCGTCCTTCGGACGTTGTCGCCCTGGGATGCACCTCTGCCGCGATGGCCATCGGGCCCAAAGAGCTAGCGCGACGAATCGGTAACGTTCATCCGGGCGCGAAGGTCACAAATCCCTTCACGGCCATTCTTTCTGCTCTTCGAGCGCTGCGTTCCCGCCGTGTGGGCTATGTCTCGCCCTACTCCCGCGAAGTGGCCGAACGGATGATCGGCGAGATCGAGGCTGCGGGATTCGAGGTGCCGACGGTCAGTACGTTTCACAATGAAGACGGCTGCGTCGCTGACGATGCGCCATTCATTTCTCCGAAGAGCATCTCCGGCGCCGTGCGACAGGTGGCTGAGAGAGCGGATGTAGACACGATCGTAATCGCTTGCACGCAGATGCGTGCTGCGGCTGTTATCGACGAACTGGAGCGCCAGACTGGAAAATCCATCATCTCATCCAATCAAGCTTTGTGTTGGCATGCTCTACGACTGGCGGAATGTCACGACGTCTTGCATGGCTGGGGTCGACTGTTCGAAGCCCAACTGTGA
- a CDS encoding M20 family metallopeptidase: protein MSIGSYRSYLKQEALIADDDFEWALTCRRALHRIPELGFDLPRTRAFVAEALTKLDFNVDERAYGQSGLVASIEGPEPGPTIMLRADMDALPIEEVADREGRSTIPGNSHACGHDGHMAIALTVGRILARQRQSLAGRLVLCFQPSEEPGGGALAMIRDGVLERYNPAQCYGLHLWSELQTGQLAVTEKALFASCDKLSWTIKGSGGHGAIPHLAHDTVGALAQLIQANYHLVAREVDAQEAAVISIGQLAAGSIHNVIPEMISAGGTLRTESPSSRAFILERLKEIAEAIGRQFKVSISLEASGSIPACISAPSAVANVRSAAAGSLSGVCDANVDYSTLAGEDMAEFLLRVPGCYFLVGCGNADRGIIAPHHTSEFDLDEDALAIGASVLASSILNAIRE from the coding sequence TTGTCGATCGGCAGTTATAGATCCTATCTCAAGCAAGAAGCGTTGATAGCGGACGATGATTTTGAATGGGCTCTTACGTGCCGACGCGCTTTGCACCGAATTCCCGAGCTGGGATTCGATTTGCCGCGTACGAGAGCGTTCGTCGCGGAAGCTTTGACGAAACTGGACTTCAACGTCGACGAGCGCGCCTACGGACAATCAGGATTGGTTGCGTCGATCGAAGGGCCTGAGCCGGGCCCTACGATCATGCTTCGCGCCGATATGGATGCGCTTCCTATCGAGGAAGTGGCCGACCGTGAAGGTCGCTCGACAATTCCTGGCAACAGTCACGCGTGTGGGCATGACGGCCATATGGCCATTGCGCTTACAGTGGGCCGCATCCTTGCCCGGCAAAGGCAATCTTTGGCCGGTCGGCTTGTTCTCTGCTTCCAACCCTCTGAAGAGCCCGGTGGGGGCGCCCTGGCGATGATCCGGGACGGTGTGCTTGAACGCTATAATCCTGCGCAATGTTATGGTCTGCACTTATGGAGCGAGCTTCAGACCGGACAGCTTGCGGTTACCGAAAAGGCGCTCTTTGCTTCTTGCGACAAGCTGTCCTGGACCATAAAGGGGAGTGGTGGGCATGGCGCGATCCCGCATCTCGCGCATGATACCGTCGGCGCTCTCGCGCAGCTGATTCAGGCAAATTACCATCTCGTGGCGCGAGAAGTTGACGCTCAGGAAGCCGCAGTGATCAGTATAGGGCAACTGGCAGCCGGCTCGATCCACAACGTCATACCCGAGATGATCTCAGCGGGGGGGACGTTGCGGACCGAGTCGCCCTCTAGCCGGGCATTTATCCTCGAGCGCTTGAAGGAAATCGCGGAAGCGATCGGCCGGCAGTTCAAGGTCTCGATATCATTGGAAGCTTCGGGCTCCATTCCTGCCTGCATTAGCGCCCCGAGTGCCGTTGCCAACGTGAGGAGCGCGGCGGCCGGCTCGCTGAGTGGCGTCTGCGATGCGAATGTCGACTATTCTACGTTGGCAGGTGAGGATATGGCTGAATTCCTGCTGCGGGTTCCCGGATGTTACTTTCTCGTCGGATGCGGTAATGCCGACCGTGGGATCATCGCGCCGCACCATACTTCCGAATTCGATCTCGACGAGGACGCTCTCGCAATTGGTGCCAGCGTGCTCGCTTCAAGTATTCTCAATGCTATAAGGGAATGA
- a CDS encoding GntR family transcriptional regulator has translation MVNTTNAKANLRRSKLIDAAKTKTGKSKLVNIANAKAKKTQSAAGPAGSQNLRAKFQHASRPLHEMVRITLQERIQSGAYSRDIALPSVPTLADEFGVSAITLKRALRDLKMAGLVRSVAGLGTFIREQERFVLNMSAALKLSGMKDDALRSRRSLRIKLLSIAKSEIQEPALLPFNPPTQIYLRVEKMIFVDEIPIAFDRAFISLPIDQDFIDSLGARFIYEIMRGRQMPVISNRMIIDAAPPAEDAQVALGIPDGYPTLRKCYHFVAGAPPIRVYGISVSPFDRVACSLDSSEAIHT, from the coding sequence TTGGTCAACACAACCAACGCGAAGGCAAACCTGCGGAGATCCAAATTGATCGATGCCGCCAAGACGAAAACGGGGAAATCGAAGTTGGTCAACATAGCCAACGCGAAAGCAAAAAAGACTCAGTCTGCGGCGGGTCCTGCTGGCTCGCAAAATCTGCGTGCCAAGTTTCAGCACGCCTCACGCCCCTTGCATGAGATGGTCCGCATCACTCTACAAGAGCGCATTCAATCTGGAGCCTACTCCAGGGATATTGCACTACCCTCGGTGCCCACGCTGGCTGACGAATTCGGCGTCAGCGCGATCACCTTGAAACGAGCGCTTCGCGACCTGAAAATGGCAGGCCTGGTTCGCTCCGTTGCAGGGCTCGGCACGTTCATCCGCGAACAGGAGCGGTTTGTGCTCAATATGAGCGCTGCACTGAAGCTCTCCGGCATGAAAGACGATGCCCTGCGTTCCCGCCGCTCTCTGCGGATTAAGCTTCTTTCTATCGCTAAGAGCGAAATTCAGGAGCCGGCACTTCTGCCCTTCAATCCACCTACGCAAATTTATCTCCGCGTCGAAAAAATGATATTCGTCGACGAGATTCCTATCGCCTTCGATCGCGCATTCATCTCTCTGCCAATTGACCAAGATTTCATTGATTCACTTGGTGCGCGCTTTATCTATGAAATCATGCGTGGGCGTCAGATGCCGGTTATTTCCAACCGCATGATCATCGATGCGGCGCCGCCGGCTGAGGATGCTCAGGTCGCGCTAGGCATTCCCGACGGGTATCCAACCTTACGAAAATGTTATCACTTTGTGGCGGGTGCCCCGCCGATACGAGTTTATGGGATATCCGTTTCGCCTTTCGATCGCGTCGCGTGCTCGCTGGATTCATCGGAGGCGATCCACACTTGA
- a CDS encoding amino acid ABC transporter permease has product MSLLQILLGIYSGVGITVSVTLLGLLYAVPFALVAGVLQHFSSGIYRWGVTAVIEFWRSSSVIVLLYAFYYSLPAFGIYLSGIAVASLVLGLNIGGYGSQSVRAALQAIDKGQCEAGLALGLSRFAVLCLIELPQAIAAMIPTFINLGIQLIKGTSLVSLLTLSDMTFRAKEISQLSYNPVPIYSGLLLAYLIICYPVTIFGRYLEKSVAKGRAGSHEF; this is encoded by the coding sequence ATGAGCTTGCTGCAGATCTTACTCGGCATTTACTCCGGCGTTGGTATCACCGTGAGTGTGACCTTGCTAGGGCTGTTGTATGCAGTCCCGTTCGCCCTTGTCGCCGGCGTACTGCAGCATTTCTCAAGTGGCATCTATCGTTGGGGCGTTACCGCTGTCATTGAGTTCTGGCGCAGTTCGTCGGTAATTGTGCTGCTGTACGCGTTCTACTATTCGCTGCCAGCGTTCGGTATCTATCTATCAGGGATTGCTGTCGCCTCGTTGGTGCTTGGCCTGAATATCGGAGGCTATGGCAGCCAGTCAGTCCGCGCGGCACTTCAAGCCATTGACAAGGGACAGTGCGAAGCCGGACTTGCGTTGGGGCTAAGCCGCTTCGCCGTGCTGTGCCTAATCGAATTGCCTCAGGCGATAGCCGCGATGATCCCGACGTTCATCAATCTAGGCATACAGCTGATAAAAGGTACCTCGCTCGTTTCATTGCTCACGTTATCCGATATGACCTTTCGAGCGAAGGAGATCTCTCAATTGAGCTACAACCCGGTGCCAATCTACTCTGGTCTTCTCCTTGCGTATCTCATCATCTGCTATCCGGTGACGATCTTCGGACGCTATCTCGAAAAGTCGGTCGCGAAGGGACGTGCAGGCTCCCATGAATTTTGA
- the ehuB gene encoding ectoine/hydroxyectoine ABC transporter substrate-binding protein EhuB has protein sequence MLKSSLSSCLAICAGLIAATAAHADSTYQQALSAGSVRVAVYNQAPWGLKDANGEFNGFSVDVLRTALSRMGVKKFEAVSTEFGALIPALQAHRVDVVTAGLFITPERCRLVAFGDPDIKMADALLVKAGNPKNLHSYEDVAKNPGATIGTARGFTTAADALAAGVPSDRQILFPDNQAAISALVAGRVDAVSATAASIAALYNDIKDKGVERATPFTGKRDAAGNPRFNYAAVAFRQEDADFRNAYDEQLKSMRTDGTLLKILVKYGFSEAEMPDATYSAVCAR, from the coding sequence ATGCTCAAGTCAAGCTTGTCATCGTGTTTGGCGATTTGCGCAGGATTGATTGCGGCGACGGCGGCGCATGCCGATTCCACATACCAGCAGGCTCTCAGCGCCGGTTCAGTCCGAGTTGCCGTTTATAATCAGGCGCCGTGGGGACTAAAGGACGCGAACGGCGAGTTTAACGGGTTCTCCGTTGATGTGCTTCGGACGGCGCTCAGCCGGATGGGCGTAAAGAAGTTCGAGGCCGTCAGCACGGAATTTGGCGCCCTGATCCCTGCACTCCAGGCGCATCGGGTGGACGTCGTGACGGCAGGATTATTCATCACTCCCGAACGTTGTCGACTGGTAGCGTTCGGCGATCCAGACATCAAAATGGCTGATGCGTTGTTGGTGAAAGCCGGCAACCCCAAGAACTTGCACAGCTATGAGGATGTCGCGAAGAATCCCGGCGCAACAATTGGAACCGCTCGGGGCTTCACCACGGCGGCGGACGCATTGGCGGCAGGCGTGCCAAGCGACCGGCAGATCCTGTTTCCTGACAATCAGGCCGCGATTTCGGCACTCGTTGCCGGTCGCGTCGATGCGGTCTCGGCCACCGCCGCGTCCATCGCCGCTCTGTACAACGACATCAAAGATAAGGGCGTTGAACGTGCCACACCTTTCACGGGCAAACGGGACGCCGCGGGCAATCCACGCTTCAACTACGCAGCTGTCGCCTTCCGCCAGGAAGATGCCGACTTCCGCAACGCTTATGACGAGCAACTGAAGTCGATGCGAACTGACGGCACGCTGTTGAAGATCTTGGTGAAATATGGGTTTTCAGAGGCTGAAATGCCGGACGCCACCTACTCCGCTGTCTGTGCCAGATGA
- a CDS encoding Xaa-Pro peptidase family protein, with amino-acid sequence MAMNLQGEEVARRMERLRQEMAHRSIDAFVLTDQSNFEYFTGYKSLFWTSKTRPFFAVIFANDSAAIAIASTAEARTVKQSAGMPASLRFEFYTGFIEAGLAKLLEVVTPKLPASPVIAVDYGNDHFGRGSLVLPQMWRSHSQKVEVIDGSATIWAVRMIKSELEIQLKRQAMKVATDAFFTCLETLKIGDTEEQFAVSLKREMLAQGAESIPWLPVRFGRSDMAYSLRPTQRKLAENDYIWVDIGCVREGYMSDVNRIAKAGRVTVEEQEAYGTIRRLTLDSLHSIRAGMTGGDAFRKCAELASATPFGAPAGAASRIGHGSGIDLTEPPSIMDSSDEVIKPGMILHIEPKYETELGVFQLEEVGVVRDAGIEMLTITAPEIFPTIRSCA; translated from the coding sequence ATGGCAATGAATCTGCAGGGTGAAGAAGTGGCGCGGAGAATGGAGAGGCTTCGCCAAGAGATGGCACACCGCTCCATTGACGCCTTCGTTCTGACTGATCAGTCCAACTTCGAGTACTTTACCGGATACAAGTCGCTGTTCTGGACTTCCAAAACACGTCCATTTTTCGCGGTCATCTTTGCCAACGACAGTGCGGCCATCGCAATCGCAAGCACGGCCGAGGCGCGGACCGTGAAGCAGTCGGCCGGAATGCCTGCAAGCCTCCGATTCGAATTCTACACCGGGTTCATCGAAGCGGGCCTAGCGAAGTTGCTGGAGGTTGTAACACCCAAGCTGCCCGCATCGCCGGTGATTGCAGTTGATTACGGCAATGACCACTTCGGCCGCGGATCGCTGGTACTCCCTCAAATGTGGCGATCGCATAGCCAGAAGGTCGAGGTCATCGACGGGTCAGCCACCATCTGGGCCGTACGCATGATCAAAAGCGAACTTGAAATCCAGTTGAAGCGGCAAGCCATGAAGGTTGCCACTGATGCGTTCTTCACGTGTCTTGAAACACTTAAGATCGGGGACACCGAGGAGCAGTTCGCCGTTTCGTTGAAACGCGAGATGCTTGCCCAGGGTGCAGAGAGCATACCATGGCTTCCGGTTCGATTCGGGCGCTCAGATATGGCGTATAGTCTCCGGCCGACGCAAAGAAAGTTGGCTGAAAACGACTACATCTGGGTCGACATCGGATGTGTTCGCGAGGGCTATATGTCCGATGTCAATCGAATCGCCAAAGCTGGTCGCGTAACGGTGGAAGAACAAGAAGCCTACGGAACTATTCGAAGACTGACGCTCGATTCGCTGCATTCCATCCGCGCCGGCATGACTGGAGGAGACGCGTTCAGAAAATGCGCGGAGCTCGCGTCCGCAACACCATTTGGTGCACCTGCCGGTGCGGCATCTCGCATTGGACACGGTTCAGGTATTGACCTAACCGAACCTCCTTCAATCATGGATAGCTCCGATGAGGTGATCAAGCCTGGCATGATCCTCCATATCGAGCCAAAGTATGAAACGGAACTTGGTGTATTCCAGCTTGAGGAGGTCGGCGTGGTCCGAGACGCTGGCATAGAAATGCTGACGATAACCGCGCCGGAGATATTTCCGACGATTAGATCCTGTGCATAG
- a CDS encoding LysR family transcriptional regulator, whose translation MPVEFRDLRWAIAASQHRSLRQAAETLRVKQSTLSRCLRNLEHKVGSTLFERTNGGTRPTIQGLEFLDAARRIVGETEAITARLKTHSRGESGRLIIGIHASLSAGNLRATLLEHRQRFPDVDPHLVDGTGDQLISDLVNSAIDIALVAEPNPRWNDKSLLVWSERVVVALPEHHPLTARNVVHWGELRQETLLLSQHGPGPEFHKLLISKLGASDPCPVLRHDVSLDRLLTLVGAGWGMLLALEGATGAVYPGVTFREVHDAEGPTRLSFRAYWRQANGNPSLRPFLDLLRERYPDLSAEPGTS comes from the coding sequence GTGCCAGTGGAATTTCGCGATCTACGCTGGGCGATCGCCGCGTCCCAGCACCGAAGCCTCCGCCAAGCGGCAGAGACGCTCAGGGTCAAGCAGTCGACGCTTAGTCGCTGCCTGCGCAATCTCGAGCACAAGGTCGGCAGCACGCTGTTCGAACGCACCAACGGCGGCACGCGACCGACTATCCAAGGTCTCGAATTCCTCGACGCCGCCCGGCGCATCGTGGGTGAGACGGAGGCCATAACGGCGCGCCTCAAGACTCACTCGCGTGGCGAGAGCGGCCGATTGATCATCGGCATCCATGCTTCCCTCTCAGCCGGCAATCTCCGGGCTACCCTCCTGGAGCACCGGCAGCGCTTCCCCGATGTCGATCCACATCTGGTCGACGGGACGGGAGACCAACTGATTTCCGATCTCGTCAATTCCGCGATTGATATCGCCCTCGTGGCCGAGCCCAATCCGAGGTGGAACGACAAGTCATTATTGGTCTGGAGCGAACGTGTCGTCGTCGCCCTTCCCGAACATCATCCGCTGACAGCCCGCAATGTGGTTCATTGGGGCGAACTGCGGCAGGAAACCCTGTTGTTGTCACAGCACGGCCCGGGACCGGAATTCCACAAACTGCTCATCAGCAAGTTGGGAGCTTCCGATCCATGCCCGGTGCTTCGTCATGATGTATCGCTCGATCGGCTCCTCACCCTGGTCGGCGCCGGCTGGGGGATGCTGCTGGCCTTGGAAGGTGCGACCGGCGCTGTCTATCCGGGCGTCACCTTCCGCGAGGTGCATGATGCAGAGGGCCCAACCCGGCTGAGCTTCCGCGCTTACTGGCGGCAGGCCAACGGCAATCCATCACTACGCCCATTCCTCGACCTGCTTCGTGAGCGTTATCCGGATCTCTCAGCTGAGCCAGGAACGAGCTGA
- a CDS encoding amino acid ABC transporter ATP-binding protein: MSDTAEWDSAGGQQRTAAEPAAVLIESLSKWYGSFQVLCDVSLAVAVGERIVVCGPSGSGKSTLIRCVNQLETHQRGRIAVNGTELHAGMRGLAEVRRDVGMVFQQFNLFPHLTVLDNCTLALIRVRKMARDAAEALAMQNLERVRIPQQARKYPAQLSGGQQQRVAIARALCMKPKVMLFDEPTSALDPEMVKEVLDTMVGLAAEGMTMICVTHEMGFAREVADRVIFMDGGKIVEEAPPVKFFASPEHARTRQFLRELLRN, encoded by the coding sequence ATGTCGGATACCGCGGAATGGGACAGTGCTGGCGGCCAGCAGCGGACAGCAGCGGAACCTGCGGCCGTGCTAATCGAGAGTCTGTCCAAATGGTACGGGAGTTTCCAGGTCCTATGTGACGTCAGCCTCGCTGTAGCTGTTGGCGAGCGGATCGTGGTGTGCGGTCCATCCGGATCAGGTAAATCGACGTTGATCCGATGCGTCAATCAGCTTGAAACCCATCAGAGAGGCCGAATTGCTGTCAATGGTACGGAGTTGCATGCGGGAATGAGGGGGTTGGCCGAGGTGCGTCGCGACGTCGGCATGGTATTTCAGCAGTTCAACTTGTTCCCTCATCTGACCGTACTCGACAACTGTACGTTGGCCTTGATCCGGGTGCGAAAGATGGCGCGCGATGCCGCCGAAGCGCTCGCGATGCAGAATCTCGAGCGTGTCCGCATACCGCAGCAGGCACGAAAGTACCCCGCTCAACTGTCGGGTGGACAACAACAGCGCGTGGCCATCGCGCGCGCGCTCTGTATGAAGCCGAAGGTCATGCTCTTTGATGAGCCAACCTCGGCGCTTGACCCCGAGATGGTGAAGGAGGTTCTCGACACCATGGTCGGCCTCGCCGCTGAAGGAATGACTATGATCTGCGTCACGCATGAAATGGGATTTGCGCGCGAGGTGGCGGACCGGGTCATCTTCATGGACGGCGGGAAAATCGTGGAAGAGGCTCCTCCCGTCAAGTTTTTTGCCAGCCCGGAGCACGCGCGAACTCGCCAATTCCTTCGTGAACTGTTGCGCAATTAG
- a CDS encoding DUF2274 domain-containing protein, which produces MSPTHTVTMLVGENARTGTPETIVRARGRGRQPLGEPAKLISPMIERFMATDRAFAKARRGAVQLVPGSAERSG; this is translated from the coding sequence ATGTCCCCAACGCACACGGTCACGATGTTGGTCGGCGAGAATGCGAGGACGGGGACACCAGAGACAATTGTCCGGGCTCGAGGACGAGGTCGACAGCCATTGGGCGAGCCCGCCAAACTGATCTCGCCGATGATCGAGCGCTTTATGGCGACCGACCGAGCGTTTGCGAAGGCCCGGCGAGGTGCTGTTCAGCTCGTTCCTGGCTCAGCTGAGAGATCCGGATAA
- the ehuB gene encoding ectoine/hydroxyectoine ABC transporter substrate-binding protein EhuB, whose amino-acid sequence MKILDIFRRTARVGAIALVALGAVASGADAQTLKEKVASEGKLTIGVHNKWPWGFKTDDGSVSGLYPEVLKAVADSLGVKKIDFVVMDFGALIPSLLSRRIDAVASGMVITAARCEQVSFSNPFQAGGDAVLVKKGNPLNIHSYEDVAKDPHVRLGDMRGASTTPNAVAAGIAKDRIQLFPDNDALLGALLADRVDAVLFASGSAVGILRDPNVKGVERAAPFTGLLENGREKKAYGAFEFRPEDAEFRNLFNESLAQRMADGTVEKIMAKYGFADEKVSSSDITAKALCGASYR is encoded by the coding sequence ATGAAGATCTTGGACATTTTCCGCAGAACCGCACGAGTTGGAGCTATAGCGCTTGTTGCATTAGGCGCTGTGGCGTCGGGTGCAGACGCGCAAACCCTCAAGGAGAAGGTGGCCAGCGAGGGCAAACTCACGATCGGTGTCCACAACAAGTGGCCATGGGGATTCAAAACAGATGATGGAAGCGTTTCCGGTCTCTATCCGGAGGTTCTGAAGGCGGTCGCGGACTCACTGGGCGTGAAGAAGATCGACTTCGTGGTCATGGATTTCGGCGCGCTGATTCCAAGCCTTCTATCGCGTAGAATCGATGCCGTAGCGTCCGGTATGGTGATCACCGCCGCGCGATGCGAACAGGTAAGCTTCTCGAACCCCTTCCAAGCCGGTGGCGATGCGGTTCTGGTGAAGAAGGGCAATCCTCTGAACATCCACAGCTACGAAGACGTAGCAAAAGACCCGCATGTTCGATTGGGCGACATGCGAGGCGCATCGACCACGCCGAATGCAGTGGCCGCGGGAATTGCCAAGGATCGAATTCAGCTCTTTCCAGACAACGATGCTCTTCTGGGAGCGCTTCTAGCTGATCGCGTTGATGCGGTATTGTTCGCAAGTGGATCGGCTGTCGGTATTCTGAGGGACCCTAACGTGAAAGGTGTGGAGCGTGCGGCACCCTTCACGGGATTGCTCGAAAATGGCCGAGAAAAGAAAGCCTATGGCGCCTTTGAGTTCCGGCCGGAGGATGCAGAGTTTCGTAATCTTTTCAATGAAAGCCTGGCGCAGCGAATGGCCGACGGCACGGTTGAGAAGATCATGGCAAAATACGGCTTCGCCGATGAGAAGGTCTCTTCAAGCGACATAACTGCCAAAGCGCTTTGTGGAGCCAGTTACCGCTAG